A genomic region of Venturia canescens isolate UGA chromosome 7, ASM1945775v1, whole genome shotgun sequence contains the following coding sequences:
- the LOC122413404 gene encoding probable serine/threonine-protein kinase DDB_G0282963 — MGPIIFVVLCFTIALRSTFCELKSSGDDERARLPEFLTELDLASLEASQEDIEAIKTVVKRLAPEKNGEYQVYQVFFGNEELLKEWLEGAGVMGQPGVDFPALTTIPTTSFSCRGLKGGYYADLETNCQVFHICDNGRKISFLCPNGTIFQQSQLICDWWFKVDCSKSTELYEQSAEQLAEDERKRTDAKRINSEFHRGNGENEDNNGQNYYQSQNSNYDGRQNGRTNPFSQSANNNQIPGSSGQRGQNTDFKSTTRAFDPNQIYNGGGVTSNQYNQINDLAAGNTLKNSQDYNGQFNQNNYKNRQQQLVQTTGRSNSDRGNYRAIERQQNQLIEPVNEEAKRQLNYESRGANKFTGSNQNVYNNQQQSARSNQQSTEYSSTTRNSGRDGERRSFGKSSSISSGLSEYDKSSNRITPSYTETTTFRTSTPGPIREYQQLAESAAFASSRGNRYNEAYSSSQFNSYYSNFNANSNNNNNNNNNNNSNKPRVQQKTTEKPRQKAITPTPESEKIGGSALRLRSGQPPASPFPTFQPIYKPRKNDRNPDYETTTFGSTIPETVTTTESYRDEGTQSTVGRTLNNDNFESETTTSYPTSLDYQGTSDNSYTEIFTEDYARNSVTPSNERTVVTNVDFFENTTPTIISSGNYVNPKAFTKTQPVYYKSSGTSSGFTTSKPYSKSQEYRQNSVATAGLTNESTVRRVDTGSSFATTQASIRAATKEQNPVKSQDSRNQQVRSSSKSPQRAQSSYRPSQNLISTSTEKPFRSSAAISQTVPTGKTLSPYDTSITYQQGKVMSTLGPYIPFTKNYAYSTPTTSTTAKPPVYTATVPTYTSSAVIYGSSGAKSYSGKFKASTPASSVRPTGRLPSGSAAYLPEKKSDASNYLAKKHSLDERPLNEREHAMSMLQSLRGLEGTVPSVLTVFNGSRSGLNIPTSSGPSTLHSLALYFATAGDDFDVTAETRTDAETESESTESQGVENSQLTEENTSVELPKSILTQHTINSYAELFNLNNALEGNSSSNPALDLGLDVSNEDTDDLDIQQSQGPIDGARKSNSTKLRELAQVFTHALSAYLQDPDTFKKILTEIRPTEPSINSKNEDRYDATTLVPTTLEDFPSVTKEKDEVLDFSDDTAPHRGRVPTTIYPITTTDLPTSTENYNQQEFYTTQRAESSAENNFAFQVNDAFGPSKNAGNELSPGGTEALYYPEEVTEPNETTADDGRAKDDSINDYGDNYFPNDENNNKIGGFQNNSQTPNSYQPYGKNVQPFDATPISDNYVVSSTPATYVTAYQADSNSNLRNGGAASKSLDPVSKFRQSESTRKSEKLLNSKDKKRDSRDRNVKQHKSTTEPFRIRYFDTTTSSPRSNDRESLVTSGSVHSKYHESGNEFDDDSGKTEGFNYVTSVVTSRTVEPFTGLSYPDGGSQTTSNSNEETSTSGSDEDAKNQSDQKLNDHWTSSPAVTQLWESTVFVDPKRINQGLVSGASRDSSLEYSTIDYPDATESSFVENNDNNNNSSSNNNRNRESLVTDATSSGVPSRKTNNLDYPSSPWRWSSNPTTGNDGNDSPTAFTLLPPQASYSTSERSLATATPSPIYTTRSSITTTITSSVTSTSSGLATRQDPLLTVNPQKFSSRPKHGIPESDYDNEIVRAQEMFGKLNTSSTDTLMNVMKQADTNATVRQLVLLLINHCNGPMNKTMEEEKEQLLDALLRMPVNEFTSEESRELRAGINRLTLPIGKDDLKPETTSFATTTTTTTEQPIVTTFRSKKGRRFKYNSDETSSNTSTRTKNDDIVTAETSADSNALSSEDTSASDARALELLRSLYTIAAKWG, encoded by the exons AGTTCCGGTGACGATGAGAGAGCCAGATTACCGGAGTTCCTCACGGAACTCGATTTAGCGAGCCTTGAGGCGTCCCAGGAAGACATCGAGGCAATTAAAACCGTCGTCAAACGTCTCGCCCCAGAGAAGAATGGCGAGTACCAAGTCTATCAAG TCTTCTTCGGGAACGAGGAACTTCTCAAGGAGTGGCTAGAGGGCGCTG GTGTGATGGGTCAACCAGGCGTTGATTTTCCGGCATTAACGACCATACCGACAACGAGTTTCAGCTGTCGAGGATTGAAAGGCGGTTACTACGCTGActtggaaacgaattgtcaa GTTTTCCACATATGCGATAACGGTCGAAAAATATCATTCCTCTGTCCGAACGGCACAATATTCCAACAGTCTCAACTGATTTGTGACTGGTGGTTTAAAGTCGATTGCAGTAAATCGACGGAGCTTTATGAGCAGAGCGCCGAACAATTGGCCGAAGACGAACGCAAGCGTACCGACGCGAAACGAATAAACTCGGAGTTCCACCGAGGCAATGGCGAGAACGAGGACAACAACGGCCAGAATTACTATCAATCACAAAATTCAAACTACGATGGACGTCAGAACGGGAGAACGAATCCTTTCAGTCAATCGGCTAACAATAATCAAATACCAGGAAGTTCGGGCCAACGAGGACAGAACACCGATTTCAAGTCGACCACTCGAGCTTTCGACCCCAATCAGATTTACAATGGCGGAGGTGTAACGTCGAATCAGTACAACCAAATAAATGATTTGGCAGCTGGCAACACGCTCAAAAACTCACAAGACTACAATGGCCAGTTTAACcaaaataattacaaaaacAGACAGCAACAGCTTGTTCAAACCACCGGAAGATCCAACTCGGATCGTGGAAATTATCGTGCCATTGAACGACAGCAGAATCAGCTCATCGAGCCTGTCAACGAAGAAGCAAAACGTCAGTTGAACTACGAGTCGAGAGGGGCCAATAAATTTACAGGATCTAATCAGAACGTCTACAACAATCAGCAACAGTCAGCCCGCTCGAATCAACAGTCAACGGAGTATTCGTCAACGACTCGGAACTCAGGGAGAGACGGTGAAAGACGAAGCTTTGGTAAAAGTAGTAGCATCAGTAGCGGCCTTTCTGAATACGACAAATCGTCCAATCGAATAACACCCTCGTACACGGAAACTACGACATTCAGAACTAGCACGCCTGGCCCTATAAGGGAGTATCAGCAACTCGCGGAGAGTGCTGCCTTCGCCTCGAGTCGTGGTAATCGTTACAACGAGGCCTACAGCTCGAGTCAATTCAACAGCTACTACAGCAACTTCAATGCTAATagtaacaacaacaacaacaacaataataataataacagcaACAAACCAAGAGTACAGCAAAAGACGACGGAAAAGCCACGTCAAAAAGCGATAACCCCGACTCCGGAATCTGAGAAAATTGGTGGAAGTGCCCTCAGGCTTCGTTCCGGTCAGCCTCCAGCTTCGCCCTTCCCTACTTTCCAACCGATTTACAAGCCACGAAAGAATGATCGTAATCCTGACTACGAGACGACCACTTTTGGTTCAACGATTCCAGAAACCGTAACAACCACTGAATCCTACAGAGACGAGGGGACCCAAAGTACTGTCGGGAGGACTCTCAACAACGATAATTTTGAGTCTGAAACTACTACGAGTTATCCAACTAGTTTGGACTATCAAGGCACTTCGGATAATTCTTACACCGAAATATTCACTGAGGATTATGCTCGAAACTCGGTGACACCGAGTAACGAACGAACTGTCGTAACGAACGTGGATTTCTTCGAGAATACGACACCGACCATCATATCGTCAGGGAATTACGTCAACCCCAAAGCCTTCACGAAGACTCAACCGGTTTATTACAAAAGTTCTGGAACTAGTTCCGGTTTCACGACATCCAAGCCCTACTCAAAGTCTCAGGAATACAGACAAAATTCTGTAGCGACGGCGGGCCTGACGAACGAGTCGACGGTTCGTCGCGTAGACACTGGCTCCAGCTTCGCCACCACTCAGGCTAGCATCCGTGCAGCCACCAAAGAGCAAAATCCTGTGAAGAGCCAGGATAGCCGTAATCAACAGGTCCGGAGCTCGAGCAAAAGTCCACAGCGAGCTCAAAGCTCTTACCGGCCGTCGCAGAATCTGATAAGCACTTCTACGGAGAAACCCTTCAGATCTTCCGCTGCTATAAGCCAAACCGTGCCGACAGGAAAAACCTTGAGCCCATACGACACCAGCATCACTTATCAGCAGGGCAAAGTCATGTCGACTCTCGGACCTTACATACCGTTCACCAAAAATTACGCTTACTCGACACCAACCACAAGCACCACGGCTAAACCACCAGTTTATACAGCCACGGTTCCAACTTATACCTCGTCTGCGGTGATCTACGGTTCCTCCGGAGCCAAGAGTTACAGCGGAAAATTCAAGGCTTCCACACCCGCATCCTCGGTCAGGCCAACAGGCCGGCTTCCCAGCGGCAGTGCAGCTTACCTACCGGAAAAGAAAAGCGATGCTTCTAATTATCTCGCGAAGAAGCACAGTCTCGATGAAAGACCGTTGAACGAACGGGAGCATGCGATGAGCATGCTTCAATCGCTGCGAGGTCTCGAAGGAACCGTTCCAAGTGTTCTTACCGTTTTCAATGGTTCCAGAAGTGGATTGAACATACCAACGTCTTCGGGGCCCTCGACTCTGCATTCCTTGGCGCTCTACTTCGCCACAGCCGGTGACGACTTTGACGTAACCGCTGAAACCAGAACGGACGCTGAAACCGAGTCAGAGTCGACGGAATCCCAAGGTGtcgaaaattctcaacttACCGAAGAGAATACCAGCGTCGAATTACCGAAAAGCATCTTGACCCAGCATACCATAAACTCTTACGCCGAGCTGTTCAACCTGAACAATGCACTTGAAGGTAACTCGAGCTCGAACCCCGCCCTCGATCTCGGCCTCGATGTCTCCAACGAGGATACCGACGACTTGGACATCCAGCAGAGCCAAGGTCCTATCGACGGTGCTCGCAAATCGAACAGCACCAAGCTGCGCGAATTGGCTCAAGTTTTCACCCATGCTTTGTCCGCTTATCTTCAGGATCCTGACACCTTCAAGAAGATTCTCACGGAGATCAGACCCACAGAGCCTTCGATTAATTCTAAGAACGAAGACAGATACGACGCGACGACTCTCGTCCCAACAACGTTGGAAGATTTTCCGTCCGTGACCAAAGAGAAGGACGAGGTGCTCGATTTTTCGGACGACACAGCTCCTCATCGGGGCCGAGTGCCGACTACGATTTACCCGATCACAACCACCGATTTACCAACCAGTACGGAAAACTATAACCAGCAGGAATTCTACACGACCCAACGAGCAGAATCAAGTGCCGAGAATAACTTCGCTTTTCAAGTTAACGACGCTTTTGGGCCTTCGAAAAATGCCGGTAACGAGCTGAGTCCCGGTGGCACCGAAGCTCTCTATTATCCCGAGGAAGTTACCGAACCAAACGAAACGACAGCCGACGACGGTCGGGCGAAAGACGACTCCATCAACGATTACGGTGACAACTATTTTCCAAACGATGAGAACAACAATAAAATCGGCGGTTTTCAGAACAACTCGCAAACACCGAATTCCTACCAGCCTTATGGCAAGAACGTTCAACCCTTCGACGCTACACCGATCAGTGACAATTACGTCGTATCCTCGACCCCCGCTACCTACGTAACTGCTTATCAAGCAGATTCGAATTCGAATCTGCGCAACGGCGGCGCAGCTTCGAAGAGTCTTGATCCCGTTTCGAAATTCCGCCAATCAGAGAGTACGAgaaaatcggaaaaattaCTCAACAGCAAGGACAAAAAGAGAGACAGTCGCGATCGCAACGTGAAACAGCACAAATCAACGACTGAGCCGTTCAGGATTCGTTACTTTGATACAACGACATCGTCTCCTCGATCAAACGATCGCGAATCGTTGGTGACTTCCGGTAGCGTCCATTCCAAATATCACGAGAGTGGCAACGAGTTCGATGACGATAGTGGCAAGACTGAGGGATTTAATTACGTCACGAGTGTCGTCACATCAAGAACGGTCGAGCCGTTCACGGGGCTGAGTTACCCGGATGGTGGATCACAAACCACGTCGAACAGTAACGAAGAAACGAGTACGAGCGGCAGCGACGAGGATGCGAAGAATCAGAGCGATCAGAAGTTGAACGATCACTGGACATCGTCACCGGCGGTAACGCAATTGTGGGAGAGCACGGTTTTCGTTGATCCTAAGCGAATAAATCAAGGCCTCGTTTCTGGAGCCTCCCGGGATTCGAGCTTGGAGTATTCCACCATCGATTATCCCGATGCGACTGAAAGCTCTTTCGTAGAGAACaacgacaacaacaacaattccAGTAGCAACAATAATCGTAACAGAGAGAGTTTAGTGACGGATGCAACGAGTTCCGGAGTTCCATCTCGTAAAACAAACAATTTAGATTATCCCTCCTCGCCCTGGAGATGGTCGAGTAATCCGACAACCGGGAACGACGGAAACGACTCCCCAACAGCGTTCACGCTTTTGCCGCCCCAGGCAAGTTACTCGACATCCGAGAGAAGTCTCGCTACAGCAACCCCATCACCGATTTATACCACGCGCTCGAGTATTACAACGACCATAACTTCCTCGGTCACTTCCACCAGTTCCGGCCTCGCCACGCGTCAGGATCCTCTTTTAACGGTGAACCCTCAGAAATTTTCGAGTCGACCGAAACACGGAATCCCCGAAAGCGATTACGATAATGAGATTGTCAGGGCGCAAGAAATGTTCGGTAAGCTTAACACGAGCAGCACAGACACACTGATGAACGTCATGAAACAAGCTGACACCAACGCCACTGTTCGACAACTCGTTTTACTTCTCATCAATCATTGTAATGGACCTATGAATAAAACGatggaggaagagaaagaacaATTACTCGACGCCCTCCTCAGAATGCCCGTCAACGAGTTTACATCCGAGGAATCCCGGGAGCTTCGCGCCGGAATAAACAGACTCACTCTTCCCATCGGCAAAGATGATTTGAAACCGGAAACAACGAGCTTTGCTACAACTACGACGACCACCACCGAACAACCCATCGTAACGACTTTTCGAAGTAAAAAAGGACGACGATTCAAGTACAACTCCGATGAAACTTCATCCAACACCTCGacgagaacgaaaaatgaCGATATCGTCACAGCTGAAACCAGCGCCGATAGCAACGCCCTCTCTTCCGAGGATACTTCCGCCTCCGACGCTAGAGCCCTCGAACTTTTGAGGTCTCTTTATACGATAGCTGCCAAATGGGGCTGA
- the LOC122413011 gene encoding pro-resilin-like produces MRLWLLWIALLATLRSSVAQEGYSYPVPSNPLIPGRPPGTGGSTTKPGGYPSTPDDQYSLPGGPGSAPGSGFPTGGPGGYPSGRPGAHGPSTGGYPSGGQGQSPGGYPSGGQGPSPGGYPSGGQGPSPGGYPSGGQGPSPGGYPSGGQGPSSGGYPSGGGQRPSTGGYPSGGQKPSTGGYPSGGPGSNSGGYPSGGPGSSSGGYPSGGQGPSSGGYPSGRPGSSGGGFPSGGQGPSTGGFPSSGPGSSGGGFPTGGPGASPGGQRPGGSGGYPSGGPQGPSGGRPGSGPNGGYPSGGGGGGGGGAPAEGYPKDRPSVPFPSGGSGQPGSGNQGFPGPGSRPGSGPSPGGYPSGGNIGGTGSPGKPGGQFPNFGQNGYPSGGPGPSTGGGYPSGRPGSQGPSNGYPSVGSGPGQGSGQAPQGPGGYPSGGRPGGGQGPQGGSGGYPSGGPGGSFPGNNQGPFGQQPSQRPGAGTDYPTSSGGFPSGGQGPSPLGPSGTYPGQQPGGQRPTGPSGGFPGGNYPGQGQGPGSGTGGAGEQGANGPQDDGSYDDGDYSAIPGEPGRDYPIYAEVPETSFRCDAQQFPGYYADVEAQCQVFHICANNKTYDFLCPNGTIFNQQFFVCVWWNQFDCNSAPSLYYLNENLYDYTIMGSGAIDGTFGTNLPGGPGPQGPSGPGGFPGPQGPSGPNYPGQGPSGQNGYPSGGTPQRPGYPSGPQGPGSPQGPSGPGSSPGQGPQGPSGPGYPSGQRPNQPGSGYPSGQGPQRPGYPSGQQGPGSPQGPSGPGSYPGQGSQGPSGPGYPGQNGYPSGGTPQRPGYPSGPQTPGTPGRPGGPGYLTPDASKPPGSQGPNGYPGAQPPASGGYPGAQPPAGGGYPGSGSGRPQGPSGGPGSSGGSKPSDRPFPSQGPSQPDREYLPPRSG; encoded by the exons ATGAGGCTGTGGCTGTTGTGGATAG CCTTACTGGCTACTCTCCGCTCCTCTGtg GCACAGGAGGGCTACAGTTATCCAGTGCCAAGCAATCCATTGATCCCTGGACGTCCACCTGGTACAGGAGGCAGTACAACGAAACCTGGAGGTTACCCCAGCACTCCGGATGACCAATATTCTCTGCCAGGAGGCCCTGGTTCCGCACCTGGAAGTGGATTCCCTACAGGAGGTCCCGGTGGCTACCCGAGTGGTCGACCCGGTGCACATGGACCAAGTACCGGAGGATATCCTTCCGGTGGACAAGGACAGAGTCCAGGTGGATATCCTTCGGGAGGACAAGGACCGAGTCCTGGTGGATATCCTTCCGGAGGACAAGGACCGAGTCCTGGTGGATATCCTTCCGGAGGACAAGGACCGAGCCCTGGTGGATATCCTTCCGGAGGACAAGGACCCAGTTCAGGAGGGTATCCTTCTGGTGGTGGGCAGAGACCTAGCACCGGAGGATATCCTTCTGGTGGACAAAAACCTAGCACTGGAGGTTATCCTTCCGGTGGACCGGGATCGAATTCAGGGGGATATCCTTCGGGTGGGCCGGGATCAAGTTCAGGTGGATATCCTTCGGGAGGACAAGGACCGAGTTCCGGTGGATATCCTTCAGGAAGGCCAGGATCCAGTGGGGGAGGTTTCCCTTCAGGAGGACAGGGGCCAAGCACCGGTGGATTTCCTTCAAGCGGACCTGGATCTAGCGGAGGAGGTTTTCCTACAGGTGGTCCAGGAGCGAGCCCTGGTGGACAGCGACCGGGTGGCAGTGGTGGTTATCCATCTGGTGGACCGCAAGGACCGAGTGGTGGTCGGCCTGGATCTGGACCCAATGGTGGGTATCCatcaggaggaggaggaggaggaggaggaggagctcCGGCGGAAGGATATCCGAAGGACCGACCTTCTGTTCCATTTCCAAGTGGAGGATCCGGTCAGCCAGGAAGTGGCAATCAAGGATTTCCAGGCCCTGGTAGTCGACCTGGTAGCGGCCCATCTCCTGGAGGATACCCATCTGGCGGAAATATTGGGGGTACTGGAAGTCCAGGCAAGCCCGGTGGACAATTCCCGAACTTTGGACAAAACGGATATCCCTCAGGTGGTCCAGGGCCAAGTACAGGAGGTGGATATCCTTCTGGACGACCCGGCAGTCAAGGACCAAGCAATGGGTACCCTTCGGTTGGAAGTGGACCGGGACAAGGTAGTGGACAGGCTCCTCAAGGACCTGGGGGTTATCCGAGCGGAGGTAGGCCCGGTGGTGGACAAGGCCCACAAGGTGGCTCAGGCGGATATCCTAGTGGTGGACCAGGCGGTAGCTTCCCCGGAAATAATCAAGGCCCTTTCGGTCAACAACCATCTCAGAGGCCAGGAGCCGGAACTGACTATCCTACTAGCTCCGGAGGATTCCCGAGCGGGGGTCAGGGGCCGAGTCCTTTAGGACCTTCCGGAACATACCCCGGACAACAACCTGGTGGTCAACGACCAACTGGACCTTCCGGTGGATTCCCGGGTGGTAATTATCCCGGTCAGGGACAGGGACCAGGATCTGGTACTGGAGGTGCTGGCGAGCAAGGCGCCAATGGACCCCAAGACGACGGCTCATACGACGACGGAGATTACTCGGCAATCCCTGGTGAGCCAGGCCGTGATTATCCTATCTACGCTGAAGTACCTGAAACCAGTTTCCGGTGCGATGCCCAACAGTTCCCTGGTTACTATGCGGACGTTGAAGCCCAATGCCAGGTGTTTCATATCTGTGCCAACAACAAGACGTACGATTTCCTCTGCCCCAATGGCACGATCTTCAACCAGCAATTCTTCGTGTGCGTTTGGTGGAATCAATTCGACTGCAACTCAGCCCCAAGTTTATATTACCTGAATGAAAACCTTTACGATTACACTATCATGGGAAGCGGTGCCATAGACGGAACATTCGGGACAAATCTTCCCGGTGGCCCAGGTCCACAAGGACCTTCTGGACCTGGGGGTTTCCCGGGACCTCAAGGACCGTCGGGTCCGAATTATCCTGGTCAAGGACCATCCGGACAAAACGGTTACCCATCAGGTGGAACACCCCAACGGCCGGGCTATCCATCAGGACCGCAGGGTCCCGGATCACCTCAAGGACCCTCCGGACCTGGAAGTTCTCCGGGCCAAGGACCCCAGGGACCATCCGGTCCAGGATATCCTTCTGGTCAACGACCTAATCAACCCGGTTCAGGATATCCATCAGGCCAGGGTCCTCAGAGACCTGGTTATCCTTCAGGGCAACAGGGCCCCGGATCACCGCAAGGACCTTCTGGGCCCGGAAGTTATCCAGGACAAGGCTCGCAAGGACCATCGGGTCCAGGCTATCCCGGCCAAAACGGTTACCCATCAGGCGGAACACCTCAACGGCCAGGTTATCCATCAGGTCCACAAACTCCGGGAACCCCCGGCCGACCAGGAGGCCCAGGATATCTAACTCCGGATGCATCAAAACCTCCCGGCTCTCAAGGACCAAATGGATACCCAGGAGCCCAACCACCAGCGAGTGGTGGATATCCAGGAGCTCAACCACCAGCGGGTGGTGGATATCCAGGAAGTGGTTCGGGACGGCCCCAGGGTCCTTCCGGAGGTCCAGGTTCATCGGGTGGTTCCAAACCGTCGGATAGGCCGTTCCCTTCGCAAGGACCGTCGCAACCTGATCGCGAATACTTGCCGCCACGAAGCGGTTAA